In one Drosophila albomicans strain 15112-1751.03 chromosome X, ASM965048v2, whole genome shotgun sequence genomic region, the following are encoded:
- the LOC117578212 gene encoding ras GTPase-activating protein raskol isoform X1 yields MLQAHSDASSTTTTTTTALTKSQSSADSSNSDCVASVATPEEKSQRRRSTFYVPLVIEDDENDHNSNHEHQQQQQPQLTSHGGSNSSLSSGSKSASLKSGGGLGGGGGVSKVSALFGGSKMSPPCGFNWSISGSEAAAQYSDSDDEEQQQHQQQQLQLQQQQQRQVAAATPAAKLKRYGIVLNVISLNGSSGHEDASIEPTTVVDVASDSSSNKSSSNARCAPRTHFNEDNDIVMATPPKQQALSLSPAHSRQTSAATSTSTSTSTVTANGGDDDDDSEISRMQTNTSTPIKLMKSRSRTNILAVPLPSVERGLATATTPATAAATSSPTSRTTTTLITLRAKSKTLPQNLSPSVALREAAALDDSATTAAATATNNYLNNNNNINNSSKQRQLFGGSQSNFGTSSSSSSPYKLQSSASAASIITHSFPPKNLFLLKSTPKLAADAVAATTSPKSSHVPQTPAAAAAAANIVSPPKKSLSFIRRAHSTKLSRSNSLLKTIGGGGAATAGQSMQHVGMQSSHHHQQLQQQQHHHYSALSASSSCASDTGSWGKHFYQSYDVCPLGLDELSAYFQTDHCEELICERFMIKDLMLHSTSEAAAATAAEASTLSTDKQPGGDTTATEDDAGHHSDTSYEKACRRGSAPTTPILGSKQHQPEHNAASRFTNFFSKRTNPLKRTKSVTKLERTKRGSGGLRGSRSHESLLSSHAVMSTIDLSCSGAVGVAPVHQSVLGRRHCFQVRGGPRGERYYSCGSRQERDLWIYSLRKSIAPNAEHTRRTDNSLKLWVYEAKNLPAKKKYFCELQLDKTLYGRTSVKLQTDLLFWGEYFDFPDIPEINVITVNVFREVDKKKKRDKYQFVGSVKIPVHEVTSRLICEDWYPIMSEKASDSLGRGGLSGGTGSGKDKEREVLPTLRIKCRFQSTDILPINVYGNFLGYLKENYKRVCETLEPVIGVKAKEDIGQALVLLMHAQGLAGAFLTDVVALDLLRVGDQRLTFRGNSLATKSMEAFLKLTGEQYLQDTLSAPINELIQSERDCEVDPTKTSGSSAGSLQRQQAALRGAVRNAWQCIYESHKHFPPQLRACFATFRERLQQLGRQDMADNLISASIFLRFLCPAILSPSLFNITSELPSARATRNLTLVAKTLQTLANFTRFQGKENFMEFLNDFLEQEASRMQQFLEYISTRPEHATPDSILDWAGYIDQGKQLSILHSLLSESLAKLPEARQHELDPLQHILDDISRAKELSSGGHALGSGYLPTVMSTHSIASENQENRQPSDGMHQSMSGMGMGHGHGHGLGHGMGIGMAPSSSTTSLHPQQQQQQQQQQQQQQLAQPQHAVVSKPVPAERGIMRGVLTPSALEKNIFRYNDPTVNARLQQQQQLDVHHQQQQQLLSNSQSSIAAAATGGSGGYMSSPVLQHAQSQSSMASSSLNGSSSNLLMQPHPAQQQQQQQHCPPAPQTSAASTMERMERLERLGQQSYQYVVNGNGNGGSNDYESSTAGSRARTLPRNNNNNATTTNGNSNANNNNACNNSIQSGSYDDMHGEFIQISGLDTSSAFVRKSPTPLMKASGGGGGAAAAGAGTRGGNSTRINRHNLNLNLGIPDHSGHNYATRAPLNPNSNMPKNLEDLDDLFKYAEEHEVIAADAQLPAGGSNNHVVAQSSKQQLSAKSSHCSSGYQSISTNPSPAQSSSPVEGQQQQQPQQQQQQQQQLKLGAPLAFKNPSYQLQSSNCSGMPQQTPSSSSAGSSRGPATPQQFGGRAKPLGAGLVAARAAFLNSGGTLDAATLTPSSSDEQLSADNYYSYAAAAAAGANVTGGKLEAQRSLSGGSSSSNSNSGKPHAYGRLNGPLKREDVYGSTVNNGGGINVVGYAMSTSHHLHQQQQQQQQLTHHQHLQQQQQQQQLQLEHKQYGSSGASSTGGASTTAVAQRRLSLDSARTLSDSSTDTEGHCNQLQEGKRRRQLRSSGGGGGASESGLGKGYDQNGEIQLLQETLDTLRHTLDRDEAELRDSSDELFALQRPGGAANGNGIGNLSQQSESTMRSIIDRLITMEEELRREQLKMSLALSHKQRVIEEQGQQIAALDAANSRLLSALTALRQRYETQQQQQQQQQQQQQHQAPKNQKPQ; encoded by the exons ATGTTGCAGGCGCATAGCGACgccagcagcacaacaacaactacgacaacaGCATTAACAAAGAGCCAAAGCAGCGcggacagcagcaacagcgattGCGTCGCGTCAGTAGCAACGCCAGAGGAGAAGTCGCAACGTCGACGCTCCACGTTCTATGTGCCGCTGGTCATAGAGGACGACGAAAACGATCACAATTCGAATCAcgagcatcagcagcagcagcaaccacaactgACGTCAcacggcggcagcaacagcagcctaagcagcggcagcaagtCTGCCTCGCTGAAAAGCGGGGGCGGTctaggaggaggaggaggcgtcTCCAAAGTGAGTGCCTTGTTTGGTGGCAGCAAAATGTCGCCACCTTGCGGCTTCAATTGGAGCATCAGCGGCAGCGAGGCAGCCGCGCAATATTCCGATTCCGATGATgaggaacaacagcagcatcagcagcaacaattgcagctgcaacaacagcagcaacgccaGGTGGCTGCTGCAACGCCCGCTGCCAAGCTGAAACGTTACGGCATTGTGTTGAACGTGATCAGTTTAAACGGCAGCAGCGGCCACGAAGATGCCAGCATAGAACCAACAACTGTTGTCGATGTCGCCTCggatagcagcagcaacaaaagcagcagcaacgcgaGGTGCGCACCTCGCACACACTTTAATGAAGATAACGATATTGTTATGGCCACGCCGCCTAAACAGCAGGCGCTCTCCCTCTCGCCCGCTCACTCGCGACAGACGTCAGCGGCGACGTCgacatcgacgtcgacgtcaacggTGACTGCGAATGGGGgagacgacgatgatgactcAGAGATAAGCCGCATGCAGACAAACACCTCCACGCCCATCAAACTAATGAAATCGCGTTCGCGCACAAATATTCTCGCCGTGCCGTTGCCCAGTGTCGAGCGCGGTCTGGCCACGGCAACAACtccggcaacagcagccgcaacatCGTCGCCAACATcgcgcacaacaacaacactgatCACGCTGCGCGCCAAGTCGAAAACATTGCCGCAGAATCTGTCGCCATCGGTGGCATTGCGTGAGGCAGCAGCCCTCGATGACAGTGCCACAACCgcagcggcaactgcaactaacAATTacttgaacaacaacaacaacatcaataatAGCAGCAAGCAACGTCAGCTGTTCGGAGGTAGTCAGAGTAATTTCGGAActagttccagttccagttcgcCATACAAATTGCAGAGCAGCGCCTCGGCTGCTTCGATCATTACGCACAGTTTTCCGCCTAAGAATTTATTCCTGCTGAAATCGACACCGAAACTGGCAGcggatgctgttgctgccacaacgTCACCAAAGTCCTCGCACGTGCCACAAAcacccgctgctgctgctgctgctgccaacatTGTCTCGCCGCCAAAGAAATCGCTGAGCTTTATACGACGTGCGCATTCCACAAAATTATCGCGCAGCAATTCGCTGCTGAAAACAATTGGTGGCGGAGGAGCTGCCACTGCTGGTCAATCAATGCAACACGTTGGCATGCAGTCCTCACACCACCaccagcaactgcaacagcagcaacatcatcactACTCCGCCTTATCCGCGTCGAGTAGCTGCGCCAGCGACACCGGGAGTTGGGGCAAGCATTTCTATCAGAGCTACGATGTTTGCCCCTTGGGCCTGGACGAGTTGAGCGCCTATTTTCAGACGGATCACTGCGAGGAACTGATCTGTGAACGTTTCATGATCAAGGATTTGATGCTGCACTCGACAAGTGAAGCGGCAGCTGCAACGGCAGCTGAGGCATCCACACTGTCAACGGATAAGCAGCCGGGAGGCGATACAACAGCAACGGAAGATGATGCGGGACATCATTCTG ATACTTCATATGAGAAGGCCTGTCGCCGCGGCTCCGCACCCACAACGCCCATTCTGGGCAGCAAACAGCATCAGCCGGAACATAATGCGGCCTCCCGCTTCACCAACTTCTTTAGCAAGAG AACGAATCCCCTGAAGCGCACAAAATCGGTGACCAAATTGGAGCGCACCAAGCGCGGCTCGGGCGGATTACGCGGCTCGCGTTCACACGAGAGTCTGTTGTCCAGTCATGCGGTGATGTCCACCATAG ATCTGTCGTGCAGCGgcgctgtgggcgtggcacccGTGCACCAATCGGTGCTGGGGCGTCGACACTGCTTCCAGGTGCGCGGAGGTCCGCGAGGTGAACGCTATTATTCATGCGGTTCGCGGCAAGAACGCGATCTGTGGATCTACTCGCTGCGCAAGTCGATAGCACCGAATGCGGAGCACACACGACGCACCGACAACTCGCTGAAGTTGTGGGTCTATGAGGCGAAGAATCTGCCTGCGaagaagaaatacttttgcgaACTGCAGCTGGACAAAACCCTCTACGGCCGGACGAGCGTGAAACTCCAGACGGATTTGCTGTTTTGGGGTGAATACTTTGATTTCCCCGACATACCCGAGATCAATGTGATCACGGTGAATGTGTTTCGTGAGGTggacaagaagaagaaacgcGACAAATATCAATTCGTTGGCTCCGTGAAGATCCCCGTACACGAAGTGACGTCCCGTCTCATCTGCGAGGATTGGTATCCGATAATGAGCGAGAAGGCAAGCGACAGTCTCGGTCGCGGTGGCCTAAGCGGTGGCACTGGCAGCGGCAAGGACAAGGAACGCGAAGTGTTGCCCACGCTGCGGATCAAGTGTCGCTTCCAGAGCACCGACATATTGCCCATCAATGTGTACGGCAACTTTCTGGGCTACCTCAAGGAGAACTACAAACGGGTGTGCGAAACCCTCGAGCCGGTGATTGGCGTCAAGGCCAAGGAGGACATTGGCCAGGCCTTAGTGTTGCTGATGCATGCCCAGGGATTAGCTGGCGCTTTCCTCACCGATGTGGTTGCGCTCGATCTGTTGCGGGTGGGCGATCAACGGTTGACGTTTCGCGGCAACTCGCTGGCCACCAAGAGCATGGAGGCGTTCCTCAAGCTGACGGGCGAACAGTATTTGCAGGACACACTCTCCGCTCCGATCAACGAGTTGATTCAATCGGAACGCGACTGCGAAGTGGATCCCACGAAGACGAGCGGCTCGTCGGCGGGTTCACTGCAACGGCAGCAGGCGGCATTGCGGGGCGCTGTCCGCAATGCGTGGCAATGCATTTACGAGTCGCACAAACATTTCCCGCCGCAGTTGCGCGCCTGCTTTGCCACGTTCCGCGAGCGGTTGCAGCAACTAGGTCGCCAGGATATGGCCGACAATCTGATCTCGGCGAGCATCTTTTTGCGCTTCCTCTGCCCGGCGATACTGTCGCCATCGCTGTTCAACATCACCAGCGAGCTGCCGTCGGCGCGTGCCACACGCAATCTGACGCTGGTGGCAAAGACGCTGCAAACGTTGGCGAATTTCACACGATTCCAGGGCAAGGAGAACTTTATGGAGTTTCTCAACGATTTCCTCGAACAGGAGGCGTCGCGCATGCAGCAATTCCTCGAGTACATCTCGACACGTCCGGAGCACGCAACACCCGATTCCATACTCGACTGGGCCGGCTACATCGATCAGGGCAAACAGTTGTCAATACTGCACAGTTTGCTCAGCGAGAGTCTGGCCAAGTTGCCGGAGGCGCGTCAGCATGAACTCGATCCGTTGCAGCACATCCTTGACGACATCAGTCGGGCCAAGGAGCTGTCATCGGGTGGTCATGCCCTCGGCTCTGGCTATCTGCCCACTGTGATGTCCACGCACTCGATTGCCAGCGAGAATCAGGAGAATCGTCAGCCTTCCGATGGCATGCATCAGTCGATGTCCGGCATGGGAATGGGACACGGACACGGCCATGGCCTGGGTCATGGAATGGGCATTGGCATGGCGCCCAGCAGTTCGACCACATCGTTGCatccacaacagcagcagcagcagcagcaacaacaacagcagcaacagctggcGCAGCCACAGCATGCGGTGGTCAGCAAACCGGTGCCCGCCGAGCGTGGCATTATGCGTGGCGTCCTCACGCCCAGCGCCCTCGAGAAGAACATCTTTCGGTACAATGATCCCACGGTGAATGCTcgtctgcagcagcagcagcaactcgatgtgcatcaccagcagcagcaacagttgctctCGAATTCACAGAGCTCGattgcggcagcagcaactggaggCAGCGGTGGCTACATGAGTTCCCCGGTGCTGCAGCATGCGCAGTCGCAGAGTTCGATGGCCTCTTCGTCGCtgaacggcagcagcagcaatctgCTGATGCAGCCACATCCcgcccagcaacagcagcagcagcaacattgtcCGCCCGCGCCACAAACAAGCGCTGCCAGCACGATGGAGCGCATGGAGCGTTTGGAGCGACTCGGACAGCAGAGCTATCAGTATGTGgtcaatggcaatggcaatggtgGCAGCAATGACTACGAATCCTCGACAGCGGGATCGCGTGCACGCACCTTGccacgcaacaacaacaacaacgcgacgacgacgaatggcaacagcaatgcgaacaacaacaatgcgtgcaacaacagcatacAGAGCGGCAGCTACGATGACATGCATGGCGAGTTCATACAGATCTCTGGCCTCGACACGAGCAGCGCCTTTGTCCGCAAATCCCCCACGCCCCTGATGAAGGCAAGTGGCGGGGGAGGgggcgcagcagcagcaggtgctgGCACGCGGGGCGGCAACAGCACACGGATCAATCGTCACAATCTGAACCTGAATCTGGGCATACCGGATCACTCGGGGCACAATTATGCGACGCGTGCACCGCTCAATCCCAACTCGAATATGCCCAAGAATCTGGAGGATCTCGACGATCTGTTCAAGTATGCCGAGGAGCACGAAGTGATTGCTGCCGATGCACAGCTGCCAGctggtggcagcaacaatcaTGTTGTCGCGCAGAGCAGCAAGCAACAGTTGTCCGCAAAGAGCAGCCACTGCAGCTCGGGCTACCAAAGCATTTCCACCAATCCCTCGCCCGCACAATCCTCCAGTCCCGTCGAGggtcaacaacagcagcaaccacaacaacaacaacagcagcaacagcaactgaagcTAGGCGCACCGCTCGCCTTTAAGAATCCATCGTATCAGCTGCagagcagcaactgcagtgGCATGCCACAGCAGACGCCGTCCTCCTCCTCAGCGGGCAGCAGTCGCGGTCCGGCGACGCCGCAACAGTTTGGCGGACGTGCGAAACCCTTGGGCGCCGGTCTGGTTGCAGCCCGTGCCGCGTTCCTCAACAGCGGCGGCACCTTGGACGCAGCCACGCTGACGCCCAGCTCCTCGGACGAACAGCTCTCGGCGGACAATTATTACAGCTatgcggcggcagcggcagcgggcGCCAATGTCACCGGCGGCAAACTGGAGGCGCAGCGTTCGctcagcggcggcagcagctccTCGAACTCCAATTCGGGTAAACCGCATGCTTACGGGCGCTTGAATGGACCGCTGAAGCGTGAGGATGTCTACGGCAGTACAGTGAACAATGGGGGTGGCATAAATGTGGTGGGCTACGCAATGTCCACATCGCATCATCttcaccagcagcaacagcagcagcagcagctgacaCATCATCAACaccttcagcagcagcagcaacaacagcagctgcagctggagcacAAGCAATATGGCAGCAGTGGGGCAAGCAGCACTGGTGGCGCCTCCACGACGGCGGTGGCACAGCGTCGCCTCAGTCTCGACTCGGCGCGCACGCTCTCGGACAGCAGCACCGACACTGAGG GTCATTGCAATCAGCTGCAGGAGGGCAAACGACGGCGACAATTgcgcagcagcggcggcggcggcggcgccTCGGAATCGGGTCTGGGCAAGGGCTACGATCAGAATGGCGAGATACAGCTGCTGCAGGAGACGCTCGACACGCTGCGTCACACGCTCGATCGCGACGAGGCCGAGTTGCGTGATTCCAGCGATGAGCTGTTCGCCTTGCAGCGTCCTGGCGGCGctgccaatggcaatggcatcgGCAATCTTAGCCAGCAATCGGAGTCAACCATGCGCAGCATTATTGACAG ACTCATCACCATGGAGGAAGAGCTGCGACGCGAGCAGCTGAAAATGTCATTGGCCCTGTCGCATAAGCAGCGTGTCATCGAGGAGCAGGGACAACAGATTGCAGCGCTAGACGCAGCCAACAGTCGACTGCTGAGCGCCTTGACTGCCCTGCGACAGCGCTACGagacgcaacagcagcagcagcagcaacaacagcagcagcaacagcatcaagcACCAAAGAACCAGAAGCCACAGTGA